Proteins encoded by one window of Mesorhizobium sp. INR15:
- a CDS encoding ABC transporter ATP-binding protein, giving the protein MAHIQLKNISKTFGNHTALTGLDLDIADGEFFVLLGETGAGKTTTLRLVAGLEKPTEGQVFIDGVDVADWGAAERDVALVLQQYSLYPRYTVRQNLEFPLKPKIRRLPDAEIKDRVDRVARTLRIEHLLERKTDRLSGGEMQRVSIGRAIVRKPRVFLMDEPLSALDAKLREALRTELKNLQIQLGATFLFVTHDQIEAMSMGDKVGVLNHGRIVQTGTPHEIYNNPRDTYVASFVGSPPMNLIDGKLVNGRAVMAPLNFELPFAGGAKASGATDGRPLVFGVRPEDVYLEGGAPVEARVHDVENHGVEKILTLRVGDTTLRATVPARTDVAIEQSVRFAWNPDKVVLFDKGSGINLRHAG; this is encoded by the coding sequence ATGGCGCATATCCAGCTCAAGAACATCTCCAAGACATTCGGCAACCACACGGCGCTGACCGGGCTCGATCTCGATATCGCCGACGGCGAATTCTTCGTTCTGCTGGGCGAGACGGGCGCCGGCAAGACGACGACGCTACGGCTGGTCGCCGGGTTGGAGAAGCCGACCGAGGGTCAGGTCTTCATCGATGGCGTCGACGTTGCTGACTGGGGTGCGGCCGAGCGCGACGTGGCGCTGGTGCTGCAACAATATTCGCTCTATCCGCGCTATACGGTGCGGCAGAACCTCGAATTCCCGCTGAAGCCCAAGATCCGCCGGTTGCCTGATGCCGAGATCAAGGATCGCGTCGATCGTGTCGCGAGGACCCTGCGTATCGAGCATCTGCTCGAGCGCAAGACCGATCGGCTGTCCGGCGGCGAGATGCAGCGCGTCTCGATCGGCCGCGCCATCGTTCGCAAGCCGCGTGTGTTCCTGATGGACGAGCCCTTGTCGGCACTCGACGCCAAGTTGCGCGAGGCGCTGCGCACCGAACTGAAGAACCTGCAGATACAGCTCGGCGCCACGTTCCTGTTCGTCACGCATGACCAGATCGAGGCGATGTCGATGGGCGACAAGGTAGGCGTGCTCAACCATGGCCGCATCGTCCAGACCGGTACGCCGCATGAGATCTACAACAACCCGCGCGACACCTATGTGGCGAGCTTTGTCGGCTCACCGCCGATGAACCTCATAGACGGCAAGCTGGTGAATGGCCGCGCGGTGATGGCGCCGCTGAATTTCGAACTGCCGTTCGCTGGGGGAGCCAAGGCGAGTGGCGCGACCGATGGTCGCCCGCTCGTCTTCGGCGTCCGTCCTGAGGATGTCTATCTGGAGGGCGGCGCACCGGTTGAGGCACGGGTTCACGACGTCGAGAACCATGGCGTCGAGAAGATTCTGACGCTGCGGGTAGGTGACACCACGCTGCGTGCCACCGTGCCGGCGAGAACCGATGTCGCGATCGAGCAATCGGTGCGCTTTGCCTGGAACCCGGACAAGGTGGTGCTGTTCGACAAGGGCAGCGGCATCAACCTGCGGCACGCCGGGTAG
- a CDS encoding AraC family transcriptional regulator gives MFDHSSKIPVTGDPLTDILRGLRLDGVEYGRCEMKEPWGIQFPAHSGARFHFIGRKGCWLKQPSGEWVQLNAGDAVLLPRGTAHVLASEPGARTWPIHGYELEEVCKDVFCTSNAEMCNTDCQPGTLLFSASMYFNIDGMHPLLGMMPDVMRTHELEAYEPGIPHLLESMAREVTMERVGSGGILARLADVLAATVIRSWVERGCGDSTGWIAAVRDREIGRVLAAIHLEPHHDWTVESLAKMMGASRSGFAERFATIVGETPAKYVTQVRMHQARQWLVRDRMKISVVATRLGYESDAAFSRAFKRVIGSAPSHLRAEVRGEIRKVN, from the coding sequence ATGTTTGACCATTCGTCCAAAATTCCGGTGACTGGCGATCCTCTCACCGACATCTTGCGCGGCCTGCGTCTCGACGGTGTCGAGTATGGCCGCTGCGAAATGAAGGAACCCTGGGGCATCCAGTTCCCGGCTCACTCGGGCGCGCGGTTTCACTTCATTGGCCGCAAAGGCTGCTGGCTGAAGCAGCCGTCCGGCGAATGGGTGCAGCTTAACGCGGGCGATGCGGTGCTTTTGCCGCGAGGAACTGCCCATGTGCTTGCCAGCGAGCCTGGCGCGCGGACCTGGCCGATCCATGGCTACGAGCTCGAGGAAGTCTGCAAGGATGTCTTCTGCACGTCGAACGCGGAGATGTGCAACACCGACTGCCAGCCAGGAACGCTGCTGTTCAGTGCCAGCATGTATTTCAACATCGATGGGATGCACCCGCTGCTCGGCATGATGCCCGACGTGATGCGCACACATGAGCTGGAAGCCTATGAACCGGGCATCCCGCACCTGCTTGAATCGATGGCGCGCGAAGTCACCATGGAACGCGTCGGCTCCGGCGGCATTCTTGCACGGCTAGCCGATGTGCTTGCAGCGACCGTCATCCGCTCCTGGGTCGAGCGTGGCTGCGGCGATTCCACCGGATGGATCGCGGCGGTCAGGGATCGTGAGATCGGCCGCGTGCTGGCCGCCATTCATCTCGAACCCCATCACGACTGGACGGTGGAAAGCCTCGCCAAAATGATGGGCGCCTCGCGCTCGGGTTTTGCCGAACGCTTCGCCACCATCGTCGGCGAGACGCCAGCGAAATACGTCACGCAGGTCAGGATGCACCAGGCCAGGCAATGGCTGGTTCGCGACCGGATGAAGATTTCCGTCGTCGCCACACGCCTTGGCTATGAATCGGACGCCGCCTTCAGCCGCGCCTTCAAGCGCGTCATCGGCTCGGCACCCAGCCACCTTCGCGCCGAAGTGCGCGGCGAAATCCGGAAGGTCAATTAG
- a CDS encoding MFS transporter has product MADPATGVIDASLLNPADSDERTDPAWGAVISLALGVFGLVTAEFLPASLLTPMARDLGVTEGVAGQAVTATAIVGAIAAPTMAIITRRMDRRLVMWMLTVLLILSNLLAAFASSLSVLLIARVVLGVALGGFWAMSAAMALRLVPMRLMPRAMSIILTGVSVATVCAAPIGAYVGDVWGWRTAFMIATVVGGLALLAQLATIPKLPPVGVASFSTLLEVLKRPMIRIALLVVLLVASGQFAGFTYVRPFLEKVPVLNIQTISLVLLGYGVGGFFGNLAGGFLAERSLKTAVALAPLLIGLAALSLLVLGASPLASAVAVAVWGFAFGAVPVGLQTWLVREAPDQAESAGGLMVATFQMAIALGAVFGGLLVDHAGVASAFAYCSAATLLAAVVVFLLGPKRADA; this is encoded by the coding sequence ATGGCCGACCCCGCGACAGGCGTTATCGACGCCTCACTTCTAAACCCTGCGGATTCTGACGAACGTACCGATCCGGCATGGGGCGCCGTGATTTCTCTCGCGCTTGGCGTGTTCGGATTGGTGACCGCCGAATTTCTTCCGGCCAGCCTGCTGACGCCGATGGCGCGTGACCTCGGCGTCACCGAAGGCGTGGCCGGGCAGGCGGTGACGGCGACCGCGATCGTCGGCGCCATTGCCGCGCCGACCATGGCCATCATCACCAGGCGCATGGACCGCAGGCTGGTGATGTGGATGCTGACGGTGCTTTTGATCCTGTCCAACCTTCTGGCGGCGTTTGCATCGTCGCTTTCGGTTCTTCTGATTGCCCGAGTCGTGCTTGGCGTAGCACTCGGTGGCTTCTGGGCGATGTCTGCGGCCATGGCGCTGCGGCTAGTGCCTATGCGGCTGATGCCGCGCGCCATGTCGATCATCCTGACCGGCGTTTCGGTGGCGACCGTCTGCGCGGCGCCGATCGGCGCCTATGTTGGCGACGTCTGGGGATGGCGGACAGCGTTCATGATCGCCACTGTCGTCGGTGGCCTGGCGCTTCTGGCGCAGTTGGCGACCATCCCCAAACTGCCGCCCGTCGGCGTTGCGAGCTTCAGCACCTTGCTCGAAGTGCTGAAGCGGCCGATGATCAGGATTGCCTTGCTGGTCGTGCTGCTGGTTGCTTCCGGGCAATTCGCCGGCTTCACCTATGTCCGTCCTTTCCTTGAGAAAGTGCCGGTGCTGAACATTCAGACGATTTCTCTTGTTTTGCTGGGCTATGGCGTTGGCGGGTTCTTCGGCAATCTTGCCGGAGGCTTCCTGGCCGAACGCAGCCTCAAGACGGCTGTAGCCCTGGCGCCGCTGCTGATCGGACTGGCGGCGCTGTCGCTGCTGGTTCTGGGCGCGTCTCCATTGGCCTCGGCGGTTGCTGTCGCCGTCTGGGGCTTCGCCTTCGGCGCGGTGCCGGTCGGGCTGCAGACGTGGCTGGTGCGAGAAGCCCCTGATCAAGCCGAGAGCGCGGGTGGCCTGATGGTCGCGACCTTCCAGATGGCTATCGCGCTGGGTGCGGTGTTCGGCGGCTTGCTGGTCGACCACGCCGGCGTGGCCAGCGCCTTCGCCTATTGCAGCGCGGCGACATTGCTGGCGGCCGTGGTGGTCTTCCTGCTTGGCCCGAAGCGGGCGGATGCCTGA
- a CDS encoding GFA family protein, translating into MLYKGSCHCGKIALEFEAELTGAVRCNCSICARKGALLCAIPHEALQVLAWGDDLGTYTFGNHAIAHRFCRACGIHPFAEDVREGGERSAYINLHCVADLDPAIMPVFDFDGRSV; encoded by the coding sequence ATGCTGTACAAAGGCAGCTGTCACTGCGGCAAGATCGCGCTCGAGTTTGAAGCCGAGCTGACAGGGGCAGTGCGGTGCAATTGCTCTATCTGCGCGCGCAAGGGCGCCTTGCTATGCGCCATTCCGCACGAGGCACTGCAGGTGCTGGCATGGGGCGACGATCTCGGCACCTACACGTTCGGCAACCACGCCATCGCGCACCGCTTCTGCCGCGCCTGTGGCATTCACCCATTTGCCGAGGATGTCCGCGAAGGCGGCGAACGCAGTGCCTATATCAACCTGCACTGCGTCGCCGATCTGGATCCGGCCATCATGCCAGTCTTCGACTTTGACGGCCGCTCAGTCTGA
- a CDS encoding amidase — protein MQSIRDHLEIILSRLANRAADEKVFMKLYAEAARAAADASDARHKAGVTLGPLDGVIVSIKDLFDVADEATTAGSLMRKTATPALVDATIVSRLRQAGAVILGKTNMTEFAFTAIGDNMHYGTPGNAIDASRIPGGSSSGAGVSVGEGTSEISIGSDTGGSVRIPASLNGVVGFKPTARRVPLAGAFPLSATLDSIGPLARTVAQCAQADAVMAGEAPAALAPIALSGLRIGIPRGVLFGDTETEVMAAFDRCLGKIGQTGADITDISVDDLLAEMRAATKRGSIAAMEGGEVHADWLATGAPVPVDPHVSGPLSRAEAIPAPVYIRAMRRRAALCLAMDERLASVDVLALPTTPVTAPTIVSMAEDAELRDRTEGLLLRNTQVANQFDLCAISLPMPYMILPAGLMLVARHGHDRRLLRIAASVETLLDA, from the coding sequence ATGCAATCCATCCGCGACCATCTCGAAATCATCCTGTCACGTCTTGCCAATCGTGCAGCCGACGAGAAGGTGTTCATGAAGCTCTATGCCGAGGCCGCGCGGGCCGCGGCTGATGCCAGCGACGCACGGCACAAGGCCGGCGTGACCCTCGGACCGCTCGACGGCGTCATTGTCTCCATCAAGGATCTGTTCGACGTTGCCGATGAGGCGACGACAGCCGGCTCGCTGATGCGCAAGACCGCCACGCCCGCCCTTGTCGACGCGACCATCGTTAGCCGGCTGCGGCAGGCAGGTGCGGTAATCCTCGGCAAGACCAACATGACCGAATTCGCTTTCACCGCGATCGGCGACAACATGCACTATGGCACGCCGGGCAATGCCATCGACGCAAGCCGCATTCCAGGCGGCTCGTCGTCGGGCGCTGGTGTTTCCGTGGGCGAGGGGACGAGCGAAATCTCCATCGGCTCGGATACCGGCGGTTCGGTGCGCATTCCGGCATCGCTCAACGGCGTTGTTGGTTTCAAGCCGACGGCACGGCGCGTGCCGCTCGCCGGCGCCTTCCCGCTGTCCGCCACGCTGGATTCAATCGGGCCGCTTGCCCGCACGGTCGCTCAATGTGCCCAGGCGGACGCTGTGATGGCCGGCGAAGCGCCGGCCGCGCTGGCGCCGATCGCTCTTTCAGGCCTTCGCATCGGCATTCCGCGCGGTGTTCTCTTCGGCGACACGGAGACCGAAGTCATGGCGGCGTTCGATCGCTGCCTTGGCAAGATCGGGCAGACAGGTGCTGATATCACGGACATATCGGTCGACGACTTGCTGGCCGAGATGCGCGCCGCGACCAAGCGCGGTTCGATCGCCGCGATGGAAGGCGGCGAAGTCCATGCCGACTGGCTGGCGACCGGAGCGCCGGTGCCGGTCGACCCGCACGTGAGCGGGCCTCTGTCGCGTGCAGAGGCAATACCGGCACCGGTCTATATCAGGGCAATGCGCCGGCGCGCAGCCCTGTGCCTGGCGATGGACGAGAGGCTGGCATCGGTCGACGTCCTGGCCTTGCCGACGACGCCGGTGACAGCGCCGACCATCGTTTCGATGGCTGAGGATGCCGAACTGCGCGACCGCACAGAGGGCCTGTTGCTGCGCAATACGCAGGTCGCCAATCAGTTCGATCTTTGCGCCATTTCGTTGCCGATGCCTTACATGATACTGCCGGCCGGGCTCATGCTGGTGGCGCGCCATGGCCATGACAGGCGTCTGCTGCGCATCGCGGCTTCAGTCGAAACGCTGCTTGACGCTTGA
- a CDS encoding hydroxyacid dehydrogenase encodes MPRILSTHPLHPRASAMLAGAGDLVVASAIDAGTLAAEAKNADIVIVRAHLPPQLFDGATRLRAAIRHGAGLDMIPMEAATAAGVLVANVPAVNARSVAEHVMFTALALLRQFRVVDRDLRAKGWLAGREHANSNTELAGKTIGIVGLGAVGQAVGHIAAHGFDLNVVATTRSMRPAPDRVGFLSIDALVEQSDIIVLCCPLTPETRDLINRERIARMKPHALLINVSRGPVIDDDALIEALRSRRIGGAALDVFSTQPLPQNHPYFSFDNVIITPHMAGITEESMMRMGVGAAGEALLVLANKLPVNLRNPEVVDHYRRRFPAGA; translated from the coding sequence ATGCCCAGGATCCTGTCGACCCACCCTTTGCATCCGCGCGCCTCCGCCATGCTGGCGGGGGCCGGCGACCTCGTTGTCGCCTCCGCCATCGACGCTGGCACGCTGGCCGCCGAGGCCAAAAACGCCGACATCGTCATCGTGCGCGCGCATCTGCCGCCGCAACTTTTCGACGGCGCCACGCGGCTGCGCGCGGCGATCCGCCACGGTGCCGGGCTCGACATGATCCCGATGGAAGCCGCGACGGCGGCAGGCGTCCTGGTTGCGAACGTGCCGGCGGTCAACGCGCGGTCCGTCGCCGAGCATGTGATGTTCACCGCGCTCGCCTTGCTGCGGCAGTTTCGCGTCGTCGATCGCGATCTGCGCGCCAAGGGCTGGCTAGCCGGGCGCGAACACGCCAATTCCAACACCGAACTCGCCGGCAAGACGATCGGCATTGTCGGCCTTGGCGCCGTCGGTCAGGCGGTTGGCCATATCGCGGCTCATGGCTTCGACCTCAATGTCGTGGCGACGACGCGCAGCATGCGGCCCGCGCCGGACCGCGTCGGCTTCCTGTCGATCGACGCGCTGGTTGAACAGAGCGACATTATCGTGCTGTGCTGTCCGCTGACGCCGGAAACGCGCGACCTGATCAACCGCGAGCGCATCGCGCGCATGAAGCCGCACGCGCTGCTGATCAACGTCTCGCGCGGGCCTGTGATCGATGACGACGCGCTGATCGAGGCCCTCAGGAGTCGCCGCATCGGCGGCGCGGCGCTCGATGTGTTTTCGACGCAGCCGCTGCCGCAAAACCACCCCTATTTCAGCTTCGACAACGTCATCATCACCCCGCATATGGCCGGGATCACCGAGGAATCGATGATGCGCATGGGCGTCGGCGCGGCGGGCGAAGCCTTGCTCGTGCTGGCCAACAAATTGCCGGTCAACCTGCGCAATCCCGAAGTGGTCGACCACTACCGGCGGCGGTTCCCGGCCGGCGCTTAG
- a CDS encoding FadR/GntR family transcriptional regulator has translation MKEKNLLAELAAYLFSHSDKETGRTPSERELAEHFGVSRGQIREALAILEAMRIVERRAKSGIYIDTKQASVEAMALFARAGLPLDPIQIYETVELRKIHEIKAAELACSRATEENFERLREILKASEDRIAAGEGLAKEDREFHLEIVRATKNSVFHNVCSVYYMMGAQRLPIYFNEPERSVRSHAEHIQIYEALLRRDGNLAQALMSAHLQGAESYWKGIIENREAAPQSPTLERA, from the coding sequence ATGAAAGAAAAGAACCTTCTCGCGGAACTCGCTGCCTACCTGTTCTCCCATTCGGACAAGGAGACAGGCCGAACGCCGTCGGAACGTGAACTGGCGGAGCATTTCGGCGTCAGCCGTGGTCAGATCCGGGAAGCGCTGGCCATTCTCGAAGCCATGCGCATCGTCGAGCGCCGCGCCAAGTCCGGCATCTACATCGACACCAAGCAGGCCAGTGTCGAGGCCATGGCGCTGTTCGCCCGCGCCGGCCTGCCGCTCGACCCGATCCAGATCTATGAAACGGTCGAACTGCGCAAGATCCATGAGATCAAGGCGGCCGAACTTGCCTGCTCGCGCGCCACCGAGGAGAATTTCGAGCGGCTGCGCGAGATCCTAAAGGCCTCGGAAGACCGCATCGCCGCCGGTGAAGGTCTTGCCAAGGAAGACCGCGAATTTCACCTCGAGATCGTGCGGGCAACCAAGAACAGCGTCTTCCACAATGTCTGCAGCGTCTACTACATGATGGGCGCACAGCGCCTGCCGATCTATTTCAACGAACCCGAGCGCAGCGTGCGCTCGCATGCCGAGCATATCCAGATTTACGAAGCGCTTCTGCGCCGCGACGGCAATCTGGCCCAGGCGCTGATGAGCGCGCATCTGCAAGGCGCCGAGAGCTACTGGAAAGGCATTATCGAGAACCGTGAGGCCGCGCCTCAGAGCCCAACGCTCGAACGGGCCTGA
- a CDS encoding mandelate racemase/muconate lactonizing enzyme family protein, with protein MRIKTVQAWWVRVPIEAAKQHRSDFGQVTTFDAAILRIETDDGLVGWGEGKNAAGSAGNYGALVHMLNHEVGPQLIGRDPADIGVIWEMLYNGVRHESAARAGHAMPQLARRGMSVAAISAVDIALWDILGKSLGVPVWRLLGGRKLDRMPAYASGGWASSDAIGDQLKSYIAKGGFKALKMRIGAMDGAAHISAARVRAARQALGPDVELMVDAHGTYTVAEAKRFIRLAGDLDLAWFEEPVIADDKPGMAEVRASGSIPIATGESEATRYAFRDLAVLKAADIFQPDPAFCGGISEAMKIGTIASAFNLRFAPHLWAGAPCFFAGLHVCAASPSSFTVEYSLGANPMIHDLVQETVEARDGMIAIPEKPGLGFTISERFLEAHAQRN; from the coding sequence ATGCGCATCAAAACGGTCCAAGCCTGGTGGGTCCGCGTGCCGATCGAAGCGGCCAAGCAACACCGCAGCGATTTCGGTCAGGTGACGACCTTTGACGCCGCCATCCTGCGCATCGAGACCGATGACGGATTGGTCGGCTGGGGCGAAGGCAAGAACGCCGCCGGCAGCGCCGGCAACTATGGCGCCCTCGTCCACATGCTGAACCACGAGGTCGGCCCACAACTGATCGGCCGCGACCCGGCCGATATCGGCGTCATCTGGGAAATGCTTTACAACGGCGTGCGCCACGAAAGTGCGGCGCGTGCCGGCCATGCCATGCCGCAGCTGGCGCGGCGCGGCATGAGCGTCGCCGCCATCAGCGCCGTCGACATCGCGCTGTGGGATATTCTCGGCAAATCGCTTGGGGTGCCGGTCTGGCGGCTGCTCGGCGGCCGCAAGCTCGACCGCATGCCGGCCTATGCCTCCGGTGGCTGGGCTTCTTCCGATGCCATTGGCGACCAGTTGAAATCCTATATCGCCAAGGGCGGCTTCAAGGCGCTGAAGATGCGGATCGGCGCCATGGACGGCGCCGCGCACATCTCCGCCGCCCGCGTGCGCGCCGCAAGGCAGGCACTTGGCCCGGATGTCGAACTGATGGTCGATGCCCATGGCACCTACACGGTCGCGGAGGCCAAGCGCTTCATCCGTCTCGCCGGCGACCTCGACCTCGCCTGGTTCGAGGAGCCGGTCATCGCCGATGACAAGCCCGGCATGGCCGAAGTGCGGGCGAGCGGCTCGATACCGATCGCCACCGGCGAAAGCGAGGCGACCCGCTACGCCTTCCGCGATCTGGCCGTGCTCAAAGCGGCCGACATCTTCCAGCCCGATCCGGCCTTCTGCGGCGGCATCAGCGAGGCAATGAAGATCGGCACCATCGCCAGCGCCTTCAACCTGCGCTTTGCGCCGCATCTGTGGGCTGGCGCGCCCTGCTTCTTTGCCGGGCTGCATGTCTGCGCCGCCTCGCCATCGAGTTTTACCGTTGAATATTCGCTTGGCGCCAACCCGATGATTCACGATCTCGTGCAAGAGACTGTCGAAGCAAGAGACGGTATGATAGCGATTCCGGAAAAGCCGGGTCTGGGATTCACCATTTCAGAGCGGTTCCTGGAGGCGCACGCGCAACGCAATTGA
- a CDS encoding sugar phosphate isomerase/epimerase, which translates to MHLSTHNWMRAEPLETTLKRIKKFGYESIEISGEPEQYKTKETRALLKEHGIRCWGAVTLMLGERNLAARDQGQRERSVQYVKDVLTMVSELDGEIITLVPATVGKVVPDGTEEEEWKWVVDATRECFTHAKKVGVKIAVEPLNRFETYLFNRGAQALALADAVSPECGVCLDAYHIHMEEFNVYDAIRQVGKRLFDFHVADNNRFAAGLGQIDWKKIIATLREVGYDGALTNEFVAPVDRTPAAPYPEMVERNPVDISPEQLKFIQDHGSSVLTEKFYTDQMRINAETLLPLIK; encoded by the coding sequence ATGCATCTTTCGACACACAACTGGATGCGCGCGGAACCGTTGGAAACGACGCTCAAGCGCATCAAGAAATTCGGCTATGAGTCGATCGAGATTTCCGGCGAGCCCGAACAATACAAGACCAAGGAAACGCGCGCGCTCCTGAAGGAACACGGTATCCGCTGCTGGGGCGCGGTAACGCTGATGCTGGGCGAACGCAATCTTGCGGCCCGGGACCAAGGGCAGCGCGAGCGCTCGGTGCAATACGTCAAGGATGTGCTGACCATGGTCAGTGAACTCGACGGCGAGATCATCACGCTGGTTCCCGCAACCGTGGGCAAAGTGGTTCCGGACGGCACCGAGGAAGAGGAATGGAAATGGGTGGTCGACGCCACCAGGGAATGTTTCACCCATGCCAAGAAGGTTGGCGTCAAGATCGCCGTCGAACCACTGAATCGCTTCGAGACCTATCTGTTCAACCGGGGCGCCCAAGCGCTGGCGCTGGCCGACGCGGTCAGCCCCGAATGCGGCGTCTGCCTCGATGCCTACCACATCCACATGGAAGAATTTAACGTCTACGACGCGATCCGGCAGGTGGGAAAGCGCCTGTTCGACTTCCACGTCGCCGACAACAACCGCTTCGCCGCCGGTCTCGGCCAGATCGACTGGAAGAAGATCATCGCCACGCTGCGGGAGGTTGGCTACGACGGCGCGCTGACCAACGAATTCGTCGCCCCGGTCGACCGCACGCCGGCAGCGCCCTATCCCGAAATGGTCGAGCGCAATCCGGTCGATATTTCACCTGAACAGCTGAAGTTCATCCAGGATCACGGATCCAGCGTGCTGACGGAAAAGTTCTACACCGACCAGATGCGCATCAACGCCGAAACGCTGCTGCCGCTGATCAAGTAA
- a CDS encoding sugar phosphate isomerase/epimerase — MPSTMKGPALFLAQFAGDAAPFNSLASITKWAAGLGYKGVQIPTWDARLFDLKKAASSKAYCDEVKGICADAGVEITELSTHLQGQLVAVHPAYDAQFDGFAPPAVHNNPKARQKWAVEQMKFGAKASKNLGLKASVTFSGALAFPYLYPWPQRPAGLIEEAFSELGKRWKPILDVYEDNGVDVGYEIHPGEDVFDGATFEMFLDAVGGHKRCNINYDPSHFLLQQLDYLEFIDIYHERIKAFHVKDAEFNPTGRQGVYSGYQSWTNRAGRFRSLGDGQVDFGGIFSKLTQYGYDSWAVLEWECCLKHPEDGAAEGAPFIQHHIIRVTEKAFDDFAGGATDKKVLRAMMGI, encoded by the coding sequence ATGCCATCGACGATGAAGGGCCCTGCACTGTTTCTGGCGCAATTCGCGGGCGATGCCGCGCCATTCAATTCGCTGGCGTCGATCACCAAATGGGCGGCCGGGCTGGGCTACAAGGGCGTGCAGATTCCGACCTGGGATGCACGGCTTTTCGATCTGAAGAAAGCGGCGTCTTCCAAGGCCTATTGCGATGAGGTGAAAGGCATCTGCGCCGATGCCGGTGTCGAGATCACCGAACTGTCGACGCATCTTCAGGGGCAACTGGTGGCCGTGCACCCGGCCTATGACGCGCAGTTCGACGGCTTCGCGCCGCCTGCGGTGCATAACAATCCCAAGGCCCGGCAGAAATGGGCGGTCGAACAGATGAAGTTCGGCGCCAAGGCGTCGAAGAATCTCGGCCTCAAGGCTTCGGTGACCTTCTCCGGGGCGCTGGCCTTCCCTTATCTCTACCCGTGGCCGCAACGGCCCGCTGGTTTGATCGAGGAAGCATTTTCCGAACTCGGCAAGCGCTGGAAGCCGATCCTTGATGTCTATGAGGACAATGGCGTCGACGTCGGCTATGAGATCCATCCCGGCGAGGACGTGTTCGATGGTGCGACGTTCGAGATGTTCCTCGATGCGGTCGGCGGCCACAAGCGCTGCAACATCAACTACGATCCCTCGCACTTCCTGTTGCAGCAGCTCGACTATCTCGAATTCATCGACATCTACCACGAGCGCATCAAGGCGTTTCACGTCAAGGATGCCGAGTTCAATCCGACTGGCCGGCAAGGCGTCTATTCCGGCTATCAAAGCTGGACCAACCGCGCCGGCCGCTTCCGCTCCCTCGGTGATGGGCAGGTCGATTTCGGCGGCATCTTCTCCAAGCTTACCCAATATGGCTACGACAGCTGGGCGGTGCTGGAATGGGAATGCTGCCTGAAGCATCCCGAAGACGGTGCCGCCGAGGGCGCGCCCTTCATTCAGCACCACATCATCCGGGTAACGGAAAAGGCATTCGACGACTTCGCCGGCGGCGCCACCGACAAGAAGGTGTTGCGGGCGATGATGGGAATCTGA